Proteins encoded in a region of the Polyodon spathula isolate WHYD16114869_AA chromosome 9, ASM1765450v1, whole genome shotgun sequence genome:
- the LOC121320844 gene encoding tRNA methyltransferase 10 homolog C-like, with the protein MRVLNTHLVNVLRRQCIKQTPVLAQRERSWLMTCCLKSLLLPHSPPCRALSTAQHLRKAASLPSTDKLDLDLWKSVMKSGSDSTAMTQEEENTEASPLGAMRELVEMWRQAGKLVPENMTEEELQTLEELSTKSSRKKYLKYLALKEGHKKARKKKQEKKKQERAEDAKSSGEDEEEEGSRMKNTFLLQFWQRSIDALYNWRAAQAMQFGQSLVFDMSYDRYMTRREIENTVSQLLECEGWNRRALDPFHLHFCNLKVEAAYHKELIKRYSGAWDRLLVSATDRPHQEVFPREKLVYLTADSPHVLKTFDHDKVYIVGAMVDKSIQTGLSLANAKRLNLATARLPLDEYLHWDSGAKNLTLDQVIRILLTIKDTGSWEKALRFVPSRKHEGFYKPQQSQHKHWGKAEARRDNSRTQGAFVSHQAFNPRMQQTLLKDSRSGETAGKSKGKKNWWEEED; encoded by the coding sequence ATGAGGGTCCTAAACACGCATCTCGTGAACGTTCTCAGGAGGCAGTGCATTAAACAGACACCAGTCCTTgcgcagagggagaggagctggcTGATGACGTGCTGCCTCAAATCCCTGCTGTTGCCGCATTCACCGCCCTGCCGTGCGCTGTCCACAGCCCAGCATTTGAGGAAAGCAGCCTCCCTGCCCAGCACTGACAAACTGGACCTGGACCTCTGGAAATCAGTGATGAAGTCTGGAAGCGACAGCACAGCGATGACACAAGAAGAGGAAAACACGGAGGCCTCCCCTCTGGGTGCAATGCGGGAGCTGGTGGAGATGTGGCGACAGGCTGGCAAGCTGGTCCCGGAAAACATGACTGAGGAGGAGCTGCAGACCCTGGAGGAATTGTCTACCAAGTCATCCAGAAAGAAGTACCTGAAATACCTTGCCCTCAAAGAGGGCCACAAGAAGGCACGCAAAAAGAAGCAGGAGAAAAAGAAGCAGGAGAGAGCCGAGGATGCTAAGAGCAGCGGggaggatgaggaagaggaggggaGTCGCATGAAGAACACCTTCCTGCTCCAGTTTTGGCAGCGCTCCATAGACGCCCTCTACAACTGGAGGGCGGCCCAGGCCATGCAATTCGGACAGTCCCTGGTGTTCGACATGAGCTACGACCGCTATATGACCCGCAGAGAGATTGAGAACACAGTCTCCCAGCTCTTGGAGTGCGAAGGCTGGAACCGGAGGGCCCTGGACCCTTTCCACCTCCACTTCTGCAACTTGAAGGTGGAGGCCGCCTATCACAAGGAACTTATCAAACGCTACAGCGGGGCCTGGGACAGACTGCTTGTGAGCGCCACAGACCGGCCACACCAGGAAGTGTTTCCCAGGGAAAAGCTGGTCTACCTGACAGCAGACTCACCCCACGTGCTAAAGACTTTTGACCATGATAAGGTCTACATTGTAGGCGCCATGGTTGATAAGTCCATCCAGACCGGCCTTTCCCTGGCTAATGCCAAGCGGCTCAATCTAGCCACTGCCCGGCTCCCATTGGATGAGTACCTACACTGGGATTCGGGGGCCAAAAATCTGACCCTGGACCAAGTGATTCGTATTCTACTGACAATCAAAGACACCGGAAGCTGGGAGAAGGCTCTGCGCTTTGTTCCCAGCAGGAAACACGAAGGGTTTTACAAGCCTCAGCAAAGTCAACACAAGCACTGGGGGAAAGCAGAGGCTCGCAGGGACAACAGCAGAACACAAGGTGCTTTCGTCAGTCATCAGGCCTTTAAtcccagaatgcaacagacactTCTTAAGGACAGCAGGTCAGGGGAAACTGCTGGCAAATCCAAGGGGAAGAAGAATTGGTGGGAAGAGGAAGACTGA
- the LOC121320843 gene encoding thioredoxin-like protein 4B yields MCVLSGMNLFLLKLPCKKEFDEVIKSVAEKVLVLRFGRDEDSVCMELDEIIPVHLDPQNGENLPNAALTPEDSPPSRRSRGSQWAWS; encoded by the exons atgtgtgtgttgagCGGCATGAATTTGTTTCTGCTTAAGCTGCCCTGTAAAAAGGAATTCGATGAGGTGATAAAGAGTGTTGCAGAGAAAGTCTTGGTTCTGAGATTCGGGAGAGATGAAGATTCCGTCTGTATGGAGCTGGATGAGATT ATTCCAGTGCACTTAGACCCTCAAAATGGTGAAAATCTCCCAAATGCTGCCCTG ACACCTGAGGACAGTCCACCTTCACGAAGGTCACGGGGCAGTCAATGGGCCTGGAGCTGA
- the LOC121320846 gene encoding PEST proteolytic signal-containing nuclear protein-like, whose amino-acid sequence MADEKQTGKSVLNDGGPEEKGGKGVKTKTVSSSNGGGSAGRSADKRSAKEAAGDSNSQPAPAKVSKIAFPSGSQLIKKPAPISIKLGASKPKEAAPNLPAKIPAVAAVFNEDEDSEPEEMPPEAKMRMKNIGRDTPTSAGPNSFNKGKHGFSDHQKLWERKQKKQLDRTPDK is encoded by the exons ATGGCTGATGAGAAGCAGACTGGCAAAAGTGTCTTGAATGACGGAg GACCCGAAGAGAAGGGAGGCAAAGGTGTGAAAACTAAGACTGTCTCTTCCAGCAATGGAGGGGGGAGCGCAGGCCGGAGCGCGGACAAGCGATCTGCCAAAGAGGCAGCAGGGGACTCCAACTCACAGCCGGCACCGGCCAAAGTCTCTAAAATAGCATTCCCATCAGGCAGTCAGCTGATCAAGAAgccagcccctatctctatcaaaCTGGGAGCCAGT AAACCAAAAGAGGCTGCTCCAAATCTGCCTGCGAAGATACCTGCAGTAGCAGCAGTTTTCAACGAGGATGAAGAT AGTGAACCAGAAGAGATGCCACCAGAAGCAAAAATGAGGATGAAAAACATCGGCAG gGATACGCCTACGTCAGCAGGACCCAACTCGTTTAACAAGGGCAAGCATGGCTTTTCTGATCACCAAAAACTCTGGGAAAGGAAGCAAAAGAAACAGCTAGACAGGACTCCagataaataa